A part of Gramella sp. MAR_2010_147 genomic DNA contains:
- a CDS encoding PDZ domain-containing protein, translating to MRTILLAFLFLTFIGNAQTNSYHISFENAVHHEAKVKISFPEVKTNELNIRMSRTSPGRYALHEFVKNVYGFKATDGKGNELKIERNDPYSWKVSGHDGSVNIEYILFANRGDGTYSQIDETHAHLNIPATFMYAEEFEHRPIEVNFNVREDLNWKVATQLKQKSGTTYTAPNLYYFMDSPTEISDFDMKSFKLDGQEIQFALHHQGTEEEFAEYFDQVERIVKQEKAVFGNLPEFDYNKYTFLACYMPNVSGDGMEHRNSTILTDKESLAEGGMKGNIGTVAHEFFHAWNVERIRPAELEPFDFSKANMTGSLWFAEGFTSYYTGLMLCRANVKTPKEYIEGLTGTFNYVWNSPALEYFSPIEMSYQAPFVDAATSVDPTNRENTFVSYYSYGSILGLALDLSLRQKDLNLDDFMKLMWEKHGKNEVAYKIEDIEKTLEKYAGAEFASNFFSNYIYKSKMPNYKELLKSVGIKLLQKEENHFGASVKETDSGLEITRNTFNDSPAYKAGLTAGDIILSFNGTEMKTRKEMDEIIQNSKEGKIKISFKRFGIQKTTEVQLGKNPAYTISLDEDASKDALKNREEWLEAK from the coding sequence ATGCGTACGATTCTTTTAGCATTCCTATTTCTAACTTTTATAGGAAATGCCCAAACCAATAGCTATCATATTTCTTTTGAAAATGCAGTACATCATGAAGCAAAGGTTAAAATCTCTTTTCCGGAGGTAAAAACAAACGAGCTTAACATTAGAATGAGCCGAACATCTCCCGGCCGTTATGCGCTGCATGAATTTGTGAAAAATGTTTATGGGTTTAAAGCTACAGATGGCAAAGGAAATGAGCTCAAAATTGAAAGAAATGATCCATATTCCTGGAAAGTAAGCGGTCACGATGGAAGCGTGAATATTGAATATATCTTGTTTGCCAATCGCGGTGACGGAACTTACTCACAAATTGATGAAACTCATGCCCATTTAAATATTCCGGCGACATTTATGTATGCGGAAGAATTTGAGCACAGACCTATTGAGGTAAATTTTAATGTGAGAGAAGATCTAAACTGGAAAGTTGCGACTCAATTAAAGCAAAAATCGGGAACCACCTATACCGCTCCAAATCTATATTACTTTATGGACAGCCCCACAGAAATTAGTGATTTTGACATGAAATCTTTTAAACTTGACGGGCAGGAAATTCAGTTTGCTTTACATCATCAGGGCACCGAAGAAGAATTTGCCGAATATTTTGATCAGGTGGAAAGAATCGTTAAGCAGGAAAAAGCGGTTTTCGGAAACTTACCAGAATTTGATTACAACAAATATACTTTTCTTGCCTGCTATATGCCTAATGTTTCGGGCGATGGAATGGAACATAGAAACAGTACTATTTTAACAGATAAAGAAAGTCTTGCTGAAGGTGGAATGAAAGGAAATATCGGGACAGTTGCCCACGAGTTTTTCCATGCCTGGAACGTGGAGCGCATACGACCTGCTGAACTGGAACCTTTCGATTTTTCTAAAGCAAACATGACCGGCTCACTATGGTTTGCTGAAGGTTTTACCAGCTACTACACCGGATTGATGCTTTGCAGAGCAAATGTAAAAACTCCTAAAGAGTATATAGAAGGTCTTACCGGCACTTTTAACTATGTCTGGAACTCACCGGCCCTGGAATACTTTAGTCCTATTGAAATGAGCTACCAGGCTCCATTTGTAGATGCGGCAACTTCTGTAGACCCTACCAACCGCGAAAACACCTTCGTTTCTTACTATTCCTACGGAAGCATACTTGGACTTGCTCTAGACCTCTCTTTGAGGCAAAAAGATCTAAATCTTGATGATTTTATGAAATTGATGTGGGAAAAACACGGGAAAAATGAAGTTGCCTACAAAATTGAGGATATTGAAAAAACACTGGAAAAATATGCCGGAGCTGAATTTGCCAGTAATTTTTTCAGCAATTATATCTATAAAAGTAAGATGCCCAATTATAAGGAATTACTTAAGAGTGTAGGCATTAAGTTGCTGCAGAAAGAAGAAAACCATTTTGGAGCTTCAGTAAAAGAAACAGATTCCGGTCTGGAAATTACCAGAAACACCTTTAATGACAGCCCGGCATACAAAGCAGGATTAACCGCCGGAGATATTATTTTAAGCTTTAATGGGACTGAAATGAAAACCAGAAAAGAAATGGATGAAATCATTCAAAATTCCAAAGAAGGAAAAATAAAAATAAGCTTTAAAAGATTCGGTATTCAAAAAACCACAGAAGTGCAATTGGGAAAAAATCCTGCCTACACCATAAGTCTGGATGAAGACGCTTCAAAAGATGCACTGAAAAATAGGGAAGAATGGCTTGAAGCTAAATAA
- a CDS encoding F0F1 ATP synthase subunit epsilon produces the protein MYLEIVTPEAVVFRAEVDAVKVPGHDGEFQMLNNHAPIVSTLTEGEVKINLTAGSENEVKRKDQSGFRTETSEPNVVYYTIKGGVLEMKDNKAIVLAD, from the coding sequence ATGTATTTAGAGATAGTAACTCCAGAAGCTGTAGTATTTAGAGCAGAGGTAGACGCGGTAAAAGTACCGGGGCACGATGGTGAATTCCAGATGTTGAATAATCACGCTCCAATCGTTTCTACTTTAACGGAAGGTGAAGTAAAGATCAATCTTACTGCCGGAAGTGAAAATGAAGTAAAAAGAAAAGATCAGTCTGGATTTAGAACTGAAACTTCAGAGCCTAATGTGGTTTACTACACAATTAAAGGAGGAGTTCTTGAAATGAAAGATAACAAGGCGATCGTTTTAGCTGATTAG
- the atpD gene encoding F0F1 ATP synthase subunit beta, with protein sequence MSKVTGKVAQIIGPVVDVVFDSENAELPKIYDSLEITRKDGSILVLEVQSHIGENTVRTVSMDSTDGLSRGVEVLATGNPIQMPVGKDVYGRLFNVIGDAIDGLGNLPKAGKDGLPIHREAPKFEDLSVSTEVLFTGIKVIDLIEPYSKGGKIGLFGGAGVGKTVLIQELINNIAKGHGGLSVFAGVGERTREGNDLLREMLESGIIKYGDDFMHSMEEGGWDLQKVDKEVMKDSKATFVFGQMNEPPGARARVALSGLTIAEYFRDGAGEGQGKDVLFFVDNIFRFTQAGSEVSALLGRMPSAVGYQPTLATEMGAMQERITSTKNGSITSVQAVYVPADDLTDPAPATTFAHLDATTVLSRKIAELGIYPAVDPLDSTSRILTADVLGNEHYDCAQRVKELLQRYKELQDIIAILGMEELSEEDKLAVSRARRVQRFLSQPFHVAEQFTGLKGTLVDIKDTIKGFNMIMDGELDKYPEAAFNLKGTIEEAIEAGEKMLAEN encoded by the coding sequence ATGTCTAAAGTCACAGGTAAAGTTGCCCAGATTATTGGTCCTGTAGTTGACGTTGTGTTCGACTCAGAAAATGCTGAACTTCCAAAAATCTACGATTCTTTGGAAATCACCAGAAAAGACGGTTCTATTTTGGTTCTAGAGGTACAGTCTCATATTGGTGAAAATACCGTAAGAACTGTTTCTATGGATTCAACAGACGGTTTAAGCCGTGGTGTTGAAGTACTTGCCACCGGAAATCCAATCCAAATGCCAGTAGGTAAAGATGTTTACGGACGTCTTTTCAATGTTATTGGAGATGCGATCGATGGTTTAGGAAACCTTCCGAAAGCTGGTAAAGATGGACTTCCAATTCACCGTGAAGCACCAAAATTTGAGGATTTATCTGTGTCTACTGAGGTTCTGTTTACCGGAATTAAAGTAATTGATCTTATTGAGCCTTATTCAAAAGGGGGTAAGATTGGACTTTTTGGAGGTGCAGGAGTTGGTAAAACAGTACTTATTCAGGAATTGATTAACAACATTGCTAAAGGTCACGGTGGACTTTCTGTTTTTGCAGGAGTTGGTGAGCGTACTCGTGAAGGGAATGACCTTCTTAGAGAGATGTTGGAATCTGGAATTATCAAGTACGGTGACGATTTCATGCATTCTATGGAAGAAGGCGGATGGGATCTTCAGAAGGTAGATAAAGAGGTAATGAAAGACTCTAAGGCTACTTTCGTATTTGGACAGATGAACGAACCACCTGGAGCACGTGCTCGTGTGGCTCTTTCTGGACTTACAATTGCGGAATACTTCCGTGATGGAGCTGGAGAAGGTCAGGGAAAAGACGTTCTTTTCTTCGTAGATAATATTTTCCGTTTTACACAGGCTGGTTCAGAGGTGTCTGCACTTCTTGGACGTATGCCGTCTGCGGTAGGATATCAGCCAACGCTTGCAACCGAGATGGGTGCGATGCAGGAGCGAATTACTTCTACTAAAAATGGATCTATTACATCTGTACAGGCGGTTTACGTACCTGCAGATGACCTTACAGATCCGGCGCCGGCAACAACGTTTGCCCACCTGGATGCAACTACAGTACTTTCTCGTAAAATTGCTGAGCTGGGTATTTATCCTGCGGTAGATCCACTGGATTCTACTTCAAGAATTCTTACTGCTGATGTTCTGGGCAATGAGCATTATGACTGTGCGCAAAGAGTAAAAGAGTTATTACAGAGATATAAAGAACTTCAGGATATTATTGCCATTCTTGGTATGGAAGAACTTTCTGAAGAGGATAAGCTTGCGGTTTCGCGTGCAAGACGTGTACAGCGTTTCCTTTCTCAGCCGTTCCACGTTGCAGAGCAGTTTACTGGTCTTAAAGGAACGCTTGTAGATATCAAGGATACTATTAAAGGCTTCAACATGATCATGGACGGAGAACTTGATAAGTATCCGGAAGCTGCCTTCAACCTTAAAGGGACTATTGAAGAAGCGATCGAAGCCGGAGAGAAAATGCTTGCCGAAAATTAG
- the glmS gene encoding glutamine--fructose-6-phosphate transaminase (isomerizing) codes for MCGIVGYIGHREAYPIVLKGLQRLEYRGYDSAGIALYDGTELKMSKTKGKVADLKSRLESEISTNGTVGIGHTRWATHGEPNDVNSHPHYSNSGDLVIIHNGIIENYDALKKELKKRGYTFKSDTDTEVLVNLIEDVIKEEKVKLGKAVQIALNQTVGAYAIAVFDKTKPDEIVVARLGSPLAIGVGEDEFFVASDASPFIEFTNNAIYLEDGEMAVIRRHKEVKIRKIKDDSLVDPYVQELQMNLEQIEKGGYEHFMLKEIHEQPNAISDTYRGRMLVDQGLIRMAGVDDNIERISNAKRFIIVACGTSWHAGLVAEYIFEDIARIPVEVEYASEFRYRNPVISENDVVIAISQSGETADTMAAIKLAKEKGAFAFGVCNVVGSSISRETHAGAYTHAGPEIGVASTKAFTTQITVLTLMALKLGKFKGTISHSDFQFHLQELERIPEKVKEALKSDKLIQEIADKYKDATNCLYLGRGYNFPVALEGALKLKEISYIHAEGYPAAEMKHGPIALIDEQMPVVVIATKKGHYEKVVSNIQEIKSRKGKIIGIVTKGDEEVRELADYVIEVPETMESLSPLLTTIPLQLLSYHIAVMLGKNVDQPRNLAKSVTVE; via the coding sequence TTGAATATAGAGGTTACGATAGTGCGGGAATAGCTCTTTACGACGGGACCGAGCTCAAAATGAGTAAAACCAAAGGTAAGGTAGCCGATCTCAAATCCCGTTTAGAGAGTGAAATCTCTACAAATGGTACAGTTGGAATTGGTCATACCAGATGGGCGACTCACGGGGAGCCAAATGATGTAAATTCTCACCCACATTATTCTAATTCAGGAGACCTTGTGATTATCCACAACGGGATTATAGAGAATTACGATGCGCTTAAAAAAGAGCTTAAAAAGAGAGGTTATACTTTTAAAAGTGATACAGATACTGAAGTACTCGTTAACTTAATTGAAGATGTAATTAAGGAAGAAAAGGTAAAGCTTGGAAAGGCAGTTCAGATCGCTCTTAACCAAACGGTTGGAGCATATGCAATTGCTGTTTTTGATAAAACCAAGCCAGATGAAATTGTAGTGGCTCGTTTGGGAAGTCCTTTGGCAATAGGTGTTGGTGAAGATGAATTCTTTGTAGCTTCAGATGCCTCTCCTTTTATTGAATTCACCAATAATGCTATCTACCTGGAAGACGGGGAAATGGCAGTGATTAGAAGACATAAGGAAGTAAAAATTAGAAAAATTAAAGATGATTCATTGGTAGATCCTTACGTTCAGGAGCTTCAAATGAACCTGGAGCAGATAGAAAAAGGCGGCTACGAGCATTTTATGCTGAAGGAGATCCATGAACAGCCTAATGCCATTAGTGATACCTATAGAGGTAGAATGCTGGTAGATCAGGGGCTCATTAGAATGGCCGGTGTAGACGATAATATTGAAAGAATCTCTAATGCAAAGAGATTTATCATTGTAGCATGTGGTACTTCATGGCATGCTGGTCTTGTTGCTGAATATATTTTTGAAGATATCGCTAGAATTCCTGTAGAAGTAGAATATGCTTCAGAATTTAGATATAGAAATCCCGTAATTTCTGAAAATGATGTAGTTATTGCAATTTCTCAAAGTGGAGAAACGGCAGATACTATGGCAGCGATTAAGCTGGCTAAAGAAAAAGGAGCATTCGCTTTTGGTGTATGTAATGTAGTGGGGTCTTCTATTTCAAGGGAAACTCATGCCGGAGCTTATACGCATGCCGGGCCAGAGATTGGGGTTGCCTCAACAAAGGCTTTTACCACACAAATTACGGTGCTTACTTTAATGGCTCTTAAGCTTGGGAAATTTAAAGGAACCATTTCTCATAGCGACTTCCAGTTTCATTTGCAGGAGCTGGAAAGAATTCCGGAGAAAGTAAAAGAGGCTTTAAAATCTGATAAATTAATTCAGGAAATTGCCGATAAATATAAAGATGCAACGAACTGCTTGTATTTAGGTCGTGGGTATAATTTTCCTGTGGCTTTGGAAGGAGCATTAAAACTTAAGGAAATTTCATATATACATGCAGAAGGTTATCCTGCTGCTGAAATGAAGCATGGTCCTATCGCCCTTATAGATGAACAAATGCCGGTAGTAGTGATCGCAACCAAAAAAGGGCATTATGAAAAAGTGGTGAGTAACATCCAGGAGATAAAATCCAGAAAAGGGAAAATTATTGGAATTGTTACAAAAGGAGATGAAGAAGTTAGAGAGCTGGCAGATTATGTAATTGAAGTTCCCGAGACTATGGAATCGCTTAGTCCATTATTAACTACAATTCCATTACAGTTGTTATCTTACCATATTGCGGTAATGTTAGGCAAAAATGTAGATCAGCCTAGAAATCTGGCTAAATCAGTTACAGTAGAATAA